In Cyprinus carpio isolate SPL01 chromosome B7, ASM1834038v1, whole genome shotgun sequence, a genomic segment contains:
- the LOC122138061 gene encoding histone H2A-like, whose product MSGRGKTGGKARAKAKTRSSRAGLQFPVGRVHRLLRKGNYAERVGAGAPVYLAAVLEYLTAEILELAGNAARDNKKTRIIPRHLQLAVRNDEELNKLLGRVTIAQGGVLPNIQAVLLPKKSEKPAKAK is encoded by the coding sequence ATGAGTGGACGAGGCAAAACCGGCGGCAAGGCGAGAGCGAAGGCCAAGACTCGCTCCTCCAGAGCAGGGCTGCAGTTCCCCGTCGGTCGTGTTCACAGACTTCTCCGCAAAGGGAACTACGCAGAGCGCGTCGGTGCCGGAGCTCCCGTCTATCTGGCGGCTGTGCTCGAGTATCTGACCGCTGAGATCCTGGAGTTGGCTGGAAACGCCGCAAGAGACAACAAGAAGACTCGCATCATTCCCCGTCACCTGCAGCTGGCGGTGCGCAACGACGAGGAGCTCAACAAACTCCTGGGCCGAGTGACCATCGCTCAGGGCGGCGTGCTGCCCAACATCCAGGCCGTGCTGCTGCCCAAGAAGAGCGAGAAACCCGCCAAAGCCAAGTAA